A genomic segment from Deinococcus sp. YIM 77859 encodes:
- a CDS encoding AIM24 family protein — protein MSASVEAQGVRLDVIEFGPRPTEPPLEGYVQPLTRPDRWRQLAVHTGGETAILEPGLLQYLRGDLELAATTGGGGGLGGLLRGAVTAAATGESLFKTAYRGSGVIYTEPTRLHLLLGELRGEDLIVDDGAFVACAGQVTVGRHVNRGLAAALGSGEGRVQPKLSGSGVFALQSPVHPDEFQILELQGETLKVDGNLVLAYTGGLNFSVEKSARGLLGSGRTGEGYVQVYRGTGRVWLAPTLPLHLSPGTFSAPT, from the coding sequence GTGAGCGCCTCTGTGGAGGCGCAGGGCGTGCGCCTGGACGTGATCGAATTCGGTCCACGGCCCACCGAGCCGCCCCTGGAGGGCTACGTTCAGCCGCTCACCCGCCCGGACCGCTGGCGGCAACTGGCCGTGCACACCGGCGGGGAAACGGCCATCCTGGAGCCCGGCCTGCTTCAGTACCTGCGCGGTGACCTGGAGCTGGCCGCGACCACCGGAGGCGGGGGCGGCCTGGGGGGCCTGCTGCGGGGTGCGGTGACGGCCGCCGCGACCGGTGAGAGCCTCTTCAAAACTGCCTACCGCGGCTCGGGCGTGATCTACACCGAACCGACCCGCCTGCACCTGCTGCTGGGCGAATTGCGCGGCGAGGACCTCATCGTGGACGACGGCGCCTTTGTGGCCTGCGCCGGGCAGGTCACGGTGGGCCGTCACGTGAACCGCGGTCTGGCCGCGGCGCTGGGCAGCGGTGAAGGCCGCGTGCAACCCAAGCTCAGCGGCTCGGGTGTCTTCGCCCTGCAAAGCCCCGTTCACCCCGACGAGTTTCAGATCCTGGAATTGCAGGGCGAGACGCTCAAGGTGGACGGCAACCTCGTCTTGGCCTATACCGGCGGTCTGAACTTCAGCGTGGAGAAGAGCGCTCGGGGACTGTTGGGCAGCGGCCGCACCGGCGAGGGCTACGTGCAGGTTTACCGGGGAACGGGCCGAGTCTGGCTCGCCCCGACCCTGCCCCTACACCTGTCCCCGGGCACCTTTTCGGCACCCACCTAA
- a CDS encoding DUF418 domain-containing protein has translation MTGLISPEPAPESGPPRPVGAGERSLLPDVLRGLALLGILIVNVQDFAGFREWTQGGVNRAVQVVTDMLFNGRSISLFAMLFGWGAAGLLARHGAGTLARRLLVLLLIGAAHFVLVWHGDIIANYALLAFALLLTARLTAPLLVTLAALLGGWWLWSGVLTGLARLDSSRVRFDGLPDLRPGMGYAEVVSARAATLPNDLIGSTLYNGPWLLALFCLGAAAQRTGLLTHPQAHRPLLRRLATFGLGLGLPLGALLAWLNTQPSLAAGLLAIPVRMGGGLASALGYVGVLGLLAAAGRLGPLRAFAASGRVAMSNYIAQSLFMTTFFYPYGGGYFGQWGAAYSVLLALVFGLAQLPLSAWVLSRFGAGPLERLTRLLVYGWGTRREPGAG, from the coding sequence ATGACCGGACTGATCTCGCCTGAACCCGCCCCCGAGTCCGGCCCGCCGCGTCCGGTGGGGGCAGGGGAACGCTCGCTGCTGCCGGACGTGCTGCGGGGCCTGGCGCTGCTGGGCATTCTGATCGTGAACGTGCAGGACTTCGCGGGGTTCCGCGAGTGGACGCAGGGCGGCGTCAACCGGGCCGTGCAGGTCGTCACCGACATGTTGTTCAACGGGCGCTCGATCAGCCTCTTTGCGATGCTGTTCGGCTGGGGGGCAGCGGGGCTGCTGGCACGGCACGGGGCGGGGACGCTCGCGCGGCGGCTCCTGGTGCTGCTGCTGATCGGCGCGGCGCACTTCGTGCTGGTCTGGCATGGCGACATCATCGCCAACTACGCGCTGCTGGCCTTTGCGCTGCTGTTGACCGCGCGGCTCACGGCACCGCTGCTCGTGACCCTGGCGGCCCTGCTGGGTGGGTGGTGGCTGTGGTCGGGGGTGCTGACCGGGCTGGCCCGTCTGGATAGCTCCCGCGTTCGCTTCGATGGCCTGCCTGACCTCCGGCCGGGGATGGGGTACGCCGAGGTGGTGAGCGCCCGGGCCGCGACCCTGCCGAATGACCTGATCGGCAGTACGCTCTACAACGGCCCCTGGCTGCTTGCCCTCTTTTGCCTGGGTGCCGCCGCGCAGCGCACCGGGCTGCTCACCCACCCGCAGGCACACCGGCCGCTGCTGCGGCGGCTGGCCACGTTCGGGCTCGGTCTCGGGCTCCCGCTGGGGGCGCTGCTCGCGTGGCTGAACACCCAGCCGAGCCTGGCGGCGGGCCTCTTGGCCATCCCGGTGCGGATGGGGGGTGGGCTAGCGTCGGCCTTGGGATACGTGGGCGTGCTGGGGCTGCTCGCGGCAGCGGGCCGGCTGGGGCCGCTGCGGGCCTTTGCGGCGAGCGGGCGGGTCGCCATGAGCAACTACATCGCCCAGAGCCTGTTCATGACCACCTTCTTCTATCCCTATGGTGGTGGGTACTTCGGGCAGTGGGGAGCGGCGTACAGCGTGCTGCTGGCCCTGGTCTTCGGCCTGGCGCAGCTTCCGCTCAGCGCGTGGGTGCTTTCACGCTTCGGGGCTGGGCCGCTCGAGCGCCTCACGCGCCTGCTCGTCTACGGGTGGGGAACGCGGCGGGAACCGGGTGCGGGCTGA
- a CDS encoding DUF1990 family protein, with amino-acid sequence MSRLSRLLALPALALAAYVLKGPPDPLRPSGPEDGVGPITRRRYWVELEGATRTPQEVAEHWRNHLPEHAPKWLAWFRGLDHPVPPVNRGDRLWIRMLLIRRGRVVVEHVDPLGFRVRTLRLHPDAGTSDFRVYPGEAPGQMVLQIESLLRTNSHFDRLAYIFGVHAAQRRNWELTLTSVARFAGGRIVNRGHESLEMPQLAHSYTLPEVPDAPVGASTEPVPHA; translated from the coding sequence ATGTCCCGACTCTCCCGCCTGCTCGCCCTGCCTGCCCTGGCCCTGGCTGCCTACGTCCTCAAGGGCCCGCCCGACCCACTGCGCCCCTCGGGGCCGGAAGACGGTGTGGGACCGATCACCCGCCGCCGCTACTGGGTCGAACTGGAAGGCGCGACCCGCACCCCCCAGGAGGTGGCGGAACACTGGCGCAACCACCTGCCCGAGCACGCACCGAAGTGGCTGGCTTGGTTTCGCGGGCTCGATCACCCGGTGCCGCCCGTGAATCGGGGAGACCGCCTGTGGATTCGCATGCTGCTGATCCGCCGCGGGCGCGTGGTCGTCGAGCACGTGGATCCCCTCGGCTTTCGCGTTCGCACCCTGCGCCTGCATCCCGACGCGGGCACTTCGGATTTCCGGGTCTATCCCGGTGAGGCGCCGGGACAGATGGTCCTTCAGATCGAGTCACTGCTGCGAACCAACTCGCACTTCGACCGCTTGGCGTACATCTTTGGCGTCCACGCGGCACAGCGCCGCAACTGGGAACTGACCCTGACGAGCGTGGCGCGCTTTGCGGGTGGCCGCATCGTCAACCGCGGTCACGAGTCGCTGGAGATGCCGCAGCTCGCCCACTCCTACACCCTGCCGGAGGTGCCGGACGCTCCGGTGGGGGCGAGCACCGAACCGGTTCCCCACGCGTGA